The DNA window AGGTGAGTTGAGGGCGGGTTTTAAAAGTACTAAATCGTCCTTGCACAACCAATCCAAATTATTTGTAGATTTTAACAACACTTCTTCAATCGATTTGTACAAGGAATCAGAATCTGATGATACTCCTTCCACAAAAACTGTTCTATCATCCATTGAATATAACACTCCTGTTTCTTGAATTTAGGTCCTAATGTTCTCTAAAAATGCTGTGAAGTACTTTTTAAATTTCAGTGTGTTCTTAAGGTTACGTATGTGGCTGGGTTTATCTATAGTTTTAAGATCGGAACTTGGAACATTATCTTTAATCATTTTGGATGATGAAAGTGGTATAAATTTATCCTTCTCTCCAATCACATGGGAATTTTTTAGGGATTGCACAGGTTCTGATAATGAATTCCTTTACTAGTAAAGTTTTTCATGTAGAAGTAACTCTTGAACACTTATTCATAAATATTTTCTTTGGCACGATATGCAGCTATTTTCTTTATTAGTTCTATAGGTAATGGTTTATCATATGGAAATTGTACAGTTCCCTTTCCACTCTGTTTGTAGACCTTCAGTTCATCTTTAAATTTTTTAAACACAGCCCCACTTGCTGGATAAAATCCTATGTGATTTTTAAAAGCCCCATAGTAAATCAGTCTACCATGAAATCTATATGAAGGCATGTTGTAACTTATTTTTTCTTCTGCCTCTGGAACAGCACTTTTTATTGCCTCTTGAATTTGATCCAGTCTCTTTTGAATTTCAATTGGATAATTTTTTCTGTAGCTTTCAAAGGTTTTTATCTGTTCCTTATTTTTTTTCATTTTTTAGAGTCCCCATGGTCATTAGAATTAAATTCTAATTTATACGAAGTTTTTTTAAATAGTTCTAATGATTATTACTCCTTTAAAAAGGATATCCTCAATTTTCACTATCTATCCTTTCATAAACTCATTTCCATTACATGTTTTGCAAGTCTTTTTGCTAGTGCAATTATGGTTAGAACCGGTGGTGCACCTGGAGCTTTTGGGAAAATGCTTGCATCCCCAACGTAAAGACCTTCTACTTCTGTTTGAAGATTTTTATTAACTAAATCCCCTATAGAAGCTGTTCCACCAAGATGAGCACCCCGTGCATGTGTGGATACGATTGTTTTAGGGTCAACCCCGGCTTCAATTAGTATAGAAGAAGCAATGGCAGATCCTTGAGCTAACTTGGCAAGATCATTTCCAGTGTTTAGTTTAATAATCTCATCAGGAGTGACTTTACCTGAAGGTTCATCCTTTATCATGACCATCAACCCTATAACATCTTTTTTACGGGCATTGTGTGCATTGAGGTCATTAACTAAAACTTCAGTAAAGTGGGGCCCTATAATAAAATTATCAAATTTTATTATTGCATTCATCTGTAACTCGGTGTTGAATTTTATATTTTCCAGAATTCCTCCAACTGTTACAAAGGTATCTACGAAGAGGTTGTTGCCTGCATTCATGCCTATTTTCTGTAATAATCTAGGCGTTTCTATTGCACCAGCAGCCAGAATCACAATATCTGCTTCAAATATTTCTTCATAACTTTTAACACCCCTAACTTTTCCTTCAGATACAATTATATCTGTGACTGGAGTATTTTCAATTATTCTTGCCCCATATTTTTCTGCTTCTTCAATAAAGGTCATGCTTGTCCATTTTGCATCTTGCGGACATCCCAAAGCACATTTACCGCAGGGTTTACATGAAGTGGGATCTATAAATTTAGGCATTTTTTCAACTTCAAAGCCGATTGATTCTGCAGATTCCATTATTCTCTTGGTACCATCTCCAAAATGGGAATCTGGAAGGTGAGAAACAAATAATTCCCTTTCGATCTCTTCAAACTCAGGGTTTAAATCTATTCCAAATTCTTTAAAATCATCTGCACAGTCTTTCATACCATTCCCAAGTGTTACTAGAGTAGTACCTCCTAAACAAACAGTATTAGATATTTCTGTGCCCACATTTTGTATTATGTACTCCTTGTAAGCATTTTTAACCTTTATTGCTGGTCCCTTTTCAATTATGGTAACAGATATTCCATTTTTCGAAAGTTCCCTTGCCACTGTTCCACCTGCAGCACCCGACCCAACAACTAATACGTTCATTTAAATTCCTCATTTGATAAGTTATCCATATTTTTTTAGGTAATAATTTACAATTCTTTCAGTAAAATTAGTTTAGACCTGTTAATAATAAAAATCTATTGCAAACCCAAAAAAAAGATTTATATTTTATAATTTTCATGAGTACGCAGATATATTAATTATTTGAGGAGATATGGCTGCATTGATGTCCATTTATCTTTCCAATCCCCAAATAACAGTTGGTTTATGACTTCATCAGGAAAGCTCTGGCTTATGATTTTTCGATCGTCTAAAGATAGGTTGTAGAGTACGAATGGTATAACTAGGTATGGTGGGCCACTGTGGGCTTGGAAAAACTCTTTAGATTCATTTCCTATTTTGTTCATCTCTTCTGGATCCATGTCCAAGCTTCTTATTTTTCCGTAGAGCTGGGTGTTTTCAATTTGAATGTGGGCATCCCATAGCTTGTCTACCTTATTTAACCCTGATTTTAAGAGGTTTAACGATTCTAATTCGTTATTTTTAGCTGTTAACTCTTTAGTTGCTGTGTTTATTTCCTGCAATCCTTGGTTGAATATTTCATGTTCGCTTGTTAAACGTGGATAGGGTACTTCAGGTAACTGGTCCTTGAAGTAGGGAAATATTTTCTGGTCTTCCACCATGTGATGGCCATGAAGAACTGCTGAGAAACTTTGAATGTAGTTGGTGAAACCCTCCCTGTTTAATTCATCCATGGCTTCTTCATTCATATACTTATCAATGGAATGCTTAGATACTTCTATACCCCGGGTCATGACTTTATGTAATCGTATGTAGTCTTCCCCCAAGTCTGGCTGATTTTCATTGGACAAATAAGTAACCCCCTGTTAAATAAATTTATTTATACAACACTTACGACCTTAACACATCCTATTTCATTATATTTATATTCATTTCATTATTTACAAATATTGGATTGTTTCCATGTACAAGGTGAAGGATATTGTATCCAAAACAATATTTTGAATATTGGTTAACCGATAATTATAATCTTGTTCAAGCACAATTTAGTTAATAAGAAAAATGAATGGGATTTCTTAATTTTTTAGAGGTGAACTGCATGAAAGTAATGGTTTTAACAAGTAGTCCTAATGAAGATGGTTTAACTGAAAGCTGTGCTAGAGCTGCAAAAAAGGGAATTGAAAATGGAAACAGCAAAGCAGTTATGGTGCGCTTGAATGATTTGAATATTCTTAAGTGCAAAGCATGTGATCAGGGTTGGGGAATATGTCTAAAAGGTACATGTATACTGGAAGATGATTTCGAAAAGGTGCATGAAGAAATGGGTGAAGTTGACGGTTATGTTGTTGTAACACCAGTATACTTTGGAGATATGAGTGAATCAGCCAAGACTTTCTTCGACAGGTTAAGAAGGTGCGAAGCCAATAGATTAATGCGTGAAAAAGGGAACAAAATACATAATAAACCGTTTATATGTGTTGCTGCTGCTGGTGGTAGTGGAAATGGTACTCTCTCATGTTTAACCAACATGGAAAGAGTGTTCTTACACATGAATAATATGGATTATACAAACATGCCAAAATTCGATTATATTGGTGTTACACAGAGAAATAAAGAATACATGCTAAAAGCAATAGAATCAAGTGCTTTAAATCTAGTTAAAGACCAATAAGTCCATTTCAAATAATATGAGTGTTGCCCCTATTTGGTTGTTGGATTATTTTGTTAGGTTAAAAAATCCCCTAGTTTTCAATTAAAAAAAAACAAAATTTAATCTGAAATGTAGACTATAGTAGTGTGTGTAAAAAAAATCTTATTGAAATTATTTTTATTAAAAGGGGGGGTTGTTGGCCCATGTCTAAATATTCGTTCCAAGGAGACATTTCTATAGTCATTTGTGGAGAGGCTGGTCAGGGCATTCAAACTGTGGAATCCATCCTGATAAATGCAGTTAAATTTGGAGGGCATCATGTTTGCTCCACAAAGGAGTACATGTCCAGAGTTAGAGGTGGAGAAAACTCCACAGAAATCCGTGTATCCTCCAATCGAGTATGTGCATATGTAAATAGGATTGATGTGCTCATAGCCATAAGTAAAGGGGCCATAAACCATCTTAAGGATAGAATATCTGAAAACACCTTGATCATTGGCGATGAAGAAACCTTGAAAGAAGTGGAAATGGAAGATGTGGTGAAAATTCCCTTCCTTAAAACAGCAAGAGAAATTGGCGGCCCCATATATGCCAATGTGATTGCAGCCGGTGTAATTTCAAAGCTTTTGAATATTGATAAGGAAATCTTCGACAAGTGCATAACAAGCATGTTTGAAAGAAAGGGAGAAAAGATCGTTCAAGGAGATCTTAAAGCCGGAAGTGAAGGCTATAAAATTGGGGATAAACTCATACAATCAAGCAAAATAAAAATCAACATCAAAAAAGACCCAAATGTAGAGGGTGAACTGTTATTGGATGGTTCAGAAGCTGTGGGTTTGGGATGTATTGCAGCGAACTTAAGATTCATGTCCTCCTACCCAATGACACCAGCTTCGGCATTACAGGTGTTTATAGCCAAATACGGTGAAGATTTCGGCATGGTGTTTGAACAGTCTGAAGATGAAATAGCAGCAATTAACATGGGATTAGGAGCATCCTATGCCGGTGCAAGGTCCATGGTTGCAACATCTGGAAGTGGATATGCACTCATGGAAGAGGGCGTAGGTCTGGCCAGGATCAACGAAACACCCATTGTTATCTATCTGGGACAACGACCAGGTCCAGCTGTTGGAATGCCCACCCGTACATCACAAGAAGATCTAAACCTTGCACTCTACGGTTATGGTGAAACCCCCAAGATAATACTGGCACCAGGCAAACTCGAAGATGCATTTTACCTGACACAAAGGGCATTTAACATGGCAGACAAGTACCAAGTTCCGGTTTTCATACTATCAGACCAGTACTTCGGTGATATTTTCTACAACGTACCCTCAATAAACAACGAAAGAGTTGAAATTGAAGATCACATCATCAAAACCGATAAAAACTACAAAAGATATGAATTTACAAGTAACGGTATATCACCCCGGGGTATTCCAGGATTTGGAGAGGGTTTGGTGGTTTCAGATCCACATGAACATGACGAAGAGGGCCATATAACAGAGGATAAAATAATAAGGACTAAAATGGTTGAAAAACGGTTAAAAAAACTTGAAAGCATCCAAAAAGACACAATTAAACCTGAACTCGTGGGATCATATGATTACAAAAAACTCATAGTGGCATGGGGCTCAAACTATGGAAACATAGTAGAAGCCATGAAAAACCTAAACAATACTGACATCGCTTTTCTATACTTCAAACAAGTTT is part of the Methanobacterium lacus genome and encodes:
- a CDS encoding hemerythrin domain-containing protein, which codes for MSNENQPDLGEDYIRLHKVMTRGIEVSKHSIDKYMNEEAMDELNREGFTNYIQSFSAVLHGHHMVEDQKIFPYFKDQLPEVPYPRLTSEHEIFNQGLQEINTATKELTAKNNELESLNLLKSGLNKVDKLWDAHIQIENTQLYGKIRSLDMDPEEMNKIGNESKEFFQAHSGPPYLVIPFVLYNLSLDDRKIISQSFPDEVINQLLFGDWKDKWTSMQPYLLK
- a CDS encoding 2-oxoacid:acceptor oxidoreductase subunit alpha encodes the protein MSKYSFQGDISIVICGEAGQGIQTVESILINAVKFGGHHVCSTKEYMSRVRGGENSTEIRVSSNRVCAYVNRIDVLIAISKGAINHLKDRISENTLIIGDEETLKEVEMEDVVKIPFLKTAREIGGPIYANVIAAGVISKLLNIDKEIFDKCITSMFERKGEKIVQGDLKAGSEGYKIGDKLIQSSKIKINIKKDPNVEGELLLDGSEAVGLGCIAANLRFMSSYPMTPASALQVFIAKYGEDFGMVFEQSEDEIAAINMGLGASYAGARSMVATSGSGYALMEEGVGLARINETPIVIYLGQRPGPAVGMPTRTSQEDLNLALYGYGETPKIILAPGKLEDAFYLTQRAFNMADKYQVPVFILSDQYFGDIFYNVPSINNERVEIEDHIIKTDKNYKRYEFTSNGISPRGIPGFGEGLVVSDPHEHDEEGHITEDKIIRTKMVEKRLKKLESIQKDTIKPELVGSYDYKKLIVAWGSNYGNIVEAMKNLNNTDIAFLYFKQVYPLHQSTKNYLDTAEQTIIFENNAESQFSNLIKLQTDHKIDKKVLKYDGRPFSVEEITEKLKSFVSEDSL
- a CDS encoding FAD-dependent oxidoreductase, with the translated sequence MNVLVVGSGAAGGTVARELSKNGISVTIIEKGPAIKVKNAYKEYIIQNVGTEISNTVCLGGTTLVTLGNGMKDCADDFKEFGIDLNPEFEEIERELFVSHLPDSHFGDGTKRIMESAESIGFEVEKMPKFIDPTSCKPCGKCALGCPQDAKWTSMTFIEEAEKYGARIIENTPVTDIIVSEGKVRGVKSYEEIFEADIVILAAGAIETPRLLQKIGMNAGNNLFVDTFVTVGGILENIKFNTELQMNAIIKFDNFIIGPHFTEVLVNDLNAHNARKKDVIGLMVMIKDEPSGKVTPDEIIKLNTGNDLAKLAQGSAIASSILIEAGVDPKTIVSTHARGAHLGGTASIGDLVNKNLQTEVEGLYVGDASIFPKAPGAPPVLTIIALAKRLAKHVMEMSL
- a CDS encoding flavodoxin family protein, translating into MKVMVLTSSPNEDGLTESCARAAKKGIENGNSKAVMVRLNDLNILKCKACDQGWGICLKGTCILEDDFEKVHEEMGEVDGYVVVTPVYFGDMSESAKTFFDRLRRCEANRLMREKGNKIHNKPFICVAAAGGSGNGTLSCLTNMERVFLHMNNMDYTNMPKFDYIGVTQRNKEYMLKAIESSALNLVKDQ
- a CDS encoding iron chaperone; translation: MKKNKEQIKTFESYRKNYPIEIQKRLDQIQEAIKSAVPEAEEKISYNMPSYRFHGRLIYYGAFKNHIGFYPASGAVFKKFKDELKVYKQSGKGTVQFPYDKPLPIELIKKIAAYRAKENIYE